One Campylobacter concisus DNA segment encodes these proteins:
- the obgE gene encoding GTPase ObgE gives MFIDSVKLTLSSGHGGAGAVSFRREKHVILGGPDGGDGGDGGDVYFVCDNNTHTLANYKGKRAMRASDGEAGMGRRMTGKKGESLELIVPPGTAVYDAQTNELLCDMVNEGQRTLFLKGGKGGLGNFHFKNSINQAPEYAQKGMPEESVEVRLELKLIADVGLVGFPNVGKSTLISAVSNAKPQIANYEFTTLTPKLGLVEVDEFSGFVMADIPGIIEGASDGRGLGVQFLKHIERNKILLFMIDSANYRSMSEQFSVLKEEVAKFSSVLASRDYAIAITRVDAAENLDENIREFMKSINLEPNQVGKFVYKQDIYSFDAKKPYFVLPISSATNENIDELKFALLELLKKEL, from the coding sequence ATGTTTATAGATAGCGTGAAATTAACCCTAAGCTCAGGCCATGGCGGTGCTGGTGCAGTAAGTTTTCGCCGCGAAAAGCACGTCATTTTAGGCGGCCCAGACGGCGGAGATGGCGGTGACGGCGGAGATGTCTATTTTGTCTGCGATAACAACACCCACACACTGGCAAACTACAAGGGCAAAAGGGCGATGAGAGCAAGCGACGGCGAGGCTGGCATGGGCAGACGCATGACTGGCAAAAAAGGGGAGAGCTTGGAGCTCATCGTGCCACCAGGAACGGCGGTCTATGACGCGCAGACAAATGAGCTTCTTTGCGACATGGTAAATGAGGGGCAAAGGACGCTATTTTTAAAAGGCGGCAAGGGCGGACTTGGAAATTTCCACTTTAAAAACTCTATCAACCAAGCCCCAGAGTACGCTCAAAAGGGCATGCCAGAAGAGAGCGTGGAGGTCAGACTCGAGCTAAAGCTGATAGCTGACGTAGGCCTTGTTGGCTTTCCAAATGTTGGCAAATCAACCCTCATTTCAGCCGTCTCAAACGCCAAACCACAGATCGCAAACTACGAATTTACCACCCTTACGCCAAAGCTCGGACTTGTCGAGGTAGATGAGTTTAGCGGCTTTGTTATGGCTGATATCCCTGGCATCATCGAGGGAGCGAGCGACGGACGCGGTCTTGGCGTGCAGTTTTTAAAGCACATCGAGAGAAATAAAATCTTGCTTTTTATGATAGATAGTGCGAACTACAGAAGCATGAGCGAGCAGTTTAGCGTGCTAAAAGAAGAGGTGGCTAAATTTTCAAGTGTGCTTGCTAGCAGGGACTATGCTATCGCGATCACCAGAGTCGATGCGGCTGAAAATTTAGATGAAAATATAAGAGAATTTATGAAAAGCATAAATTTAGAGCCAAATCAAGTTGGTAAATTTGTCTATAAGCAAGATATTTACAGCTTTGACGCGAAAAAACCATACTTTGTTTTGCCAATCTCATCAGCGACAAATGAGAACATCGATGAGCTTAAATTTGCACTGCTTGAGCTACTAAAAAAGGAGCTTTGA
- a CDS encoding DUF2809 domain-containing protein has translation MREKTKEAIPLSINKSKFSQNKRVIWSVIGIIILAMEIYIAIFIKGGFIRHYIGDVLATAMLYAFGRVIFRVAPINLAICIFVVSLFIEAAQYLKILEILGVKSSTLRIIFGGTFDWTDIICYLAGCILAYLFENLSMQKSKAW, from the coding sequence TTGAGAGAAAAAACAAAAGAAGCGATACCTTTATCTATAAACAAAAGCAAATTTAGCCAAAATAAAAGAGTAATCTGGTCGGTGATAGGCATTATTATTTTGGCGATGGAAATTTATATTGCGATTTTTATTAAAGGTGGTTTTATAAGACATTATATTGGCGATGTGCTAGCTACTGCGATGCTTTATGCGTTTGGGCGAGTTATATTTAGGGTGGCTCCTATAAATTTAGCCATTTGCATCTTTGTCGTTTCGCTTTTTATAGAAGCCGCGCAATACCTCAAAATTCTTGAAATTTTAGGTGTGAAAAGCTCTACATTGCGGATAATTTTTGGTGGGACATTTGACTGGACGGACATTATTTGCTACTTAGCTGGCTGCATTTTAGCTTATTTGTTTGAAAATTTATCTATGCAAAAAAGCAAAGCTTGGTAA
- the polA gene encoding DNA polymerase I translates to MKTLTIIDTFGFFFRLYYAMSGLKNRDGKPSGMISGFANFIASLKDEYQSDYLIFALDSKGKTLRHEILGEYKANRSEPPAQLKEQLPVCIDMIDKMGLYSLSREGYEADDIIASAVKICKDKDIFVRIVTHDKDLYQLIEDGKVSIYSPQSKIDHDSASCFEKYGVYPAQVRDFLAIAGDSSDNIPGVKGIGAVGAKKLLAEYGSLEGIYENLALLRNERTKNMLAAARDEAFLSKKLATLFDDAVTSLDLEQSKFPEQNPLINISEILKEYDLNRLLKSLQKEENAEFKLGFRANLLLDEASIEKLLSSVTPETIVAFDTETTGVDSKSAKIVGFSFCFNDEDAYYVPVAHNYLGAPKQIDLKFATWAVGQIYKGCVIGQNLKYDFEIVKNNLGLNPPANFKDTMILAWLSDPNSSVGMDALAKRLYDYDTIKFEDVVKKGQTFGDVPLENAAKYASEDAWITLKFYKTFLNTLDKNLLALADAHEFPFILTLFDMEQNGIKINEAKMQKLILENDTKLKALTSEIYELSGENFNINSVKQLGVILFEHLKLPTKKKTKTGYSTDESVLAELTDAHPVIEKILAYRELYKLQSTYCEPLLALAKKDEGSRIYTSFLQTGTSTGRLSSKNPNLQNIPARGSLAKDVRECFEAREGYSFVALDYSQIELRLLAHFSRDPALLEAFKNDDDIHARTAISIFGSSDGQNRAVAKSINFGLIYGMGSSKLANQVNITRAEAKEYIERYFKAFATIKEFLESIKISAKNDGFVQTLLGRKRYFDFKSATPMQIAMFEREAVNTVFQGSAADLVKMAMVKVRANLDENAKMLLQIHDELIFEVKDEFAQEFGRATQKTMEEIYTLNVPLKTSLNIAKNWGELK, encoded by the coding sequence ATGAAAACACTTACGATTATTGATACTTTTGGCTTCTTTTTTAGGCTTTATTACGCTATGAGCGGGCTTAAAAACAGAGATGGCAAACCAAGTGGCATGATAAGTGGCTTTGCAAATTTCATAGCGAGCCTAAAAGATGAGTACCAAAGCGACTACCTCATCTTCGCACTTGATAGCAAGGGCAAGACCCTGCGCCACGAAATTTTGGGCGAATACAAGGCAAACAGAAGCGAGCCGCCAGCACAGCTAAAAGAGCAGCTACCAGTTTGTATAGATATGATAGACAAAATGGGACTTTACAGCCTTAGCCGCGAGGGCTACGAGGCCGATGATATCATCGCAAGTGCGGTTAAAATTTGCAAAGATAAAGATATATTTGTGCGAATAGTCACGCATGATAAGGACCTTTACCAGCTCATAGAAGACGGCAAAGTGAGCATCTACAGCCCGCAAAGCAAGATCGACCACGATAGCGCTAGCTGCTTTGAAAAGTATGGAGTTTATCCAGCTCAGGTAAGGGACTTTTTAGCCATCGCAGGAGATAGCTCAGACAACATCCCAGGCGTCAAAGGCATCGGCGCAGTGGGGGCTAAGAAGCTTTTGGCTGAGTATGGTAGCTTAGAGGGAATTTATGAAAATTTAGCCCTTCTTAGAAACGAGCGCACCAAAAATATGCTAGCAGCCGCAAGAGACGAGGCGTTTTTGAGTAAAAAACTAGCCACGCTCTTTGATGACGCGGTCACTTCGCTTGATCTAGAGCAGTCCAAATTTCCAGAGCAAAATCCTTTGATAAATATCTCAGAAATTTTAAAAGAATACGATCTAAACAGGCTTCTTAAGAGCTTGCAAAAAGAAGAAAATGCTGAATTTAAGCTTGGTTTTAGAGCAAATTTACTACTTGATGAGGCAAGCATCGAAAAACTGCTCTCTAGCGTCACGCCAGAGACCATCGTCGCCTTTGACACTGAGACCACGGGCGTTGATAGCAAGAGCGCAAAGATCGTTGGTTTTAGCTTTTGCTTTAACGACGAGGACGCCTACTACGTGCCAGTAGCTCACAACTATCTTGGCGCGCCAAAGCAAATAGACCTAAAATTTGCCACTTGGGCGGTAGGACAAATTTATAAAGGCTGCGTGATCGGACAAAATTTAAAATATGACTTTGAGATCGTTAAAAACAACCTTGGGCTAAACCCGCCCGCAAATTTCAAAGACACGATGATACTTGCGTGGCTTAGCGATCCAAACTCGAGCGTTGGCATGGACGCGCTGGCAAAGAGGCTATATGACTATGACACGATCAAATTTGAAGATGTGGTCAAAAAGGGGCAGACTTTTGGCGATGTGCCACTAGAAAATGCCGCTAAATACGCAAGCGAAGATGCTTGGATAACGCTTAAATTTTATAAAACTTTTTTAAACACGCTTGATAAAAATTTACTAGCCCTTGCCGACGCACACGAGTTTCCTTTTATCCTTACGCTCTTTGACATGGAGCAAAACGGCATCAAGATAAACGAAGCTAAGATGCAAAAGCTCATCCTTGAAAACGACACCAAACTAAAGGCACTAACAAGTGAAATTTACGAGCTAAGCGGCGAAAATTTTAATATAAACTCAGTAAAACAGCTTGGTGTTATACTTTTTGAGCATCTAAAACTTCCAACCAAAAAGAAGACAAAAACAGGATATAGCACCGATGAGAGCGTGCTAGCTGAGCTTACGGACGCTCATCCAGTGATAGAAAAAATTTTAGCTTACAGAGAGCTATATAAACTGCAAAGCACCTACTGCGAGCCACTTTTAGCGCTTGCGAAAAAGGACGAGGGCTCGCGAATTTACACGAGCTTTTTGCAAACTGGCACGAGCACAGGCAGGCTTTCAAGTAAAAATCCAAATTTACAAAATATCCCAGCTCGTGGCAGCCTCGCAAAGGATGTCAGAGAGTGCTTTGAGGCGCGCGAGGGATATAGCTTTGTGGCGCTTGACTACAGCCAGATCGAGCTTAGACTGCTAGCTCACTTTAGCCGTGATCCTGCGCTTCTTGAGGCGTTTAAAAATGACGATGATATCCACGCAAGGACGGCTATTAGCATATTTGGTAGCAGCGACGGACAAAATAGAGCCGTGGCAAAGAGTATAAATTTTGGCCTCATTTACGGCATGGGCTCAAGCAAGCTGGCAAATCAAGTAAATATCACAAGAGCCGAGGCAAAAGAGTATATAGAGCGATATTTTAAGGCATTTGCGACGATCAAAGAATTTTTAGAGAGCATAAAAATTTCAGCCAAAAACGACGGCTTTGTGCAGACACTACTTGGTAGAAAGCGCTACTTTGACTTTAAAAGTGCCACACCTATGCAAATAGCTATGTTTGAGCGCGAAGCGGTAAATACGGTCTTTCAAGGCTCCGCAGCAGACCTTGTCAAGATGGCGATGGTAAAAGTTAGAGCAAATTTAGATGAGAACGCAAAAATGTTGCTTCAGATACATGACGAGCTGATCTTTGAAGTAAAAGACGAGTTTGCGCAGGAATTTGGCAGAGCGACGCAAAAGACGATGGAGGAAATTTACACGTTAAATGTGCCACTTAAAACATCGCTAAATATCGCCAAAAACTGGGGCGAGCTAAAATAG
- the rplU gene encoding 50S ribosomal protein L21, with protein MSKYAIFKHGGKQYRVSEGEFLKLDHFSAEAKSTVEITEVLAVNDGEVKVGAPFVKGAKVVLEVVNEGKDKKVVIYKKRRRKDSKLKRGFRRQFTRVKVVSIAA; from the coding sequence ATGTCAAAATACGCTATATTTAAGCATGGTGGTAAGCAATATCGTGTTAGCGAGGGCGAGTTCCTTAAGCTAGATCACTTTAGTGCTGAAGCTAAATCAACCGTTGAGATTACAGAAGTTTTAGCTGTAAACGACGGCGAAGTAAAGGTAGGTGCGCCATTTGTTAAGGGTGCAAAAGTTGTTCTTGAGGTCGTCAATGAAGGCAAAGACAAAAAAGTAGTTATCTACAAAAAACGCAGACGTAAAGACTCAAAACTAAAACGCGGCTTTAGAAGACAATTTACACGTGTAAAAGTCGTAAGTATCGCAGCTTAA
- the flhB gene encoding flagellar biosynthesis protein FlhB, giving the protein MAGEDQEKTEEATPKKIEDAKKDGNVPKSQDLSGFVTLVIAIGVLLAMLNFMKDQVISLYIYYSKFIGQPLTLPTVKMIVVNTFGRALLMILPVCICVAVAGIIANVMQFGFIFTTKPITPNFGKINPLKGLKNLFSMKKAIESVKIVVKVSIVFGVGFYFFLQFIKELPHTLFFSMFDQLAWLKEKLIILVSVMLFILFVIGLADLLIVRFQYFKDLRMSKQEIKDEYKQMEGDPQVKGRIRQAQMRAAKRRMMQNIPQADVVITNPTHYAVAIRYDKSRDEAPIILAKGVDFLALQIKKVAVENGVQIYENPPLARELYRVCEVDDTIPAHLFRAVAEVLSFVYMSNKQKFQDKL; this is encoded by the coding sequence ATGGCAGGCGAAGATCAGGAAAAAACCGAAGAAGCGACCCCCAAAAAGATAGAAGACGCCAAAAAGGACGGCAACGTCCCCAAAAGTCAGGATCTATCTGGCTTTGTAACCCTAGTCATCGCCATTGGTGTGCTGCTTGCGATGCTAAATTTCATGAAAGATCAGGTCATCTCGCTTTACATCTACTACTCTAAATTTATCGGTCAGCCACTGACATTGCCAACGGTAAAAATGATCGTTGTAAATACCTTTGGCAGGGCTCTTTTGATGATCCTGCCAGTTTGCATCTGTGTCGCGGTTGCCGGCATAATCGCAAATGTAATGCAGTTTGGTTTTATATTTACCACAAAGCCTATAACGCCAAATTTTGGCAAGATAAATCCACTAAAAGGGCTAAAAAATTTATTTTCTATGAAAAAGGCGATCGAGAGCGTCAAAATCGTCGTTAAAGTAAGCATTGTCTTTGGTGTTGGATTTTACTTTTTCTTGCAGTTTATCAAAGAGCTTCCACACACGCTCTTTTTCTCTATGTTTGACCAGCTTGCGTGGCTAAAAGAGAAGCTCATCATTCTAGTTAGCGTCATGCTTTTTATACTTTTTGTGATCGGCCTTGCTGACCTGCTTATCGTGCGTTTTCAGTATTTTAAGGATCTTCGCATGAGCAAGCAAGAGATCAAGGACGAGTATAAGCAGATGGAGGGTGACCCACAGGTAAAAGGCAGGATCCGCCAAGCGCAAATGCGTGCAGCCAAACGACGAATGATGCAAAACATTCCACAAGCTGATGTCGTCATAACAAACCCAACTCACTATGCCGTGGCGATCAGATATGACAAAAGCCGTGACGAAGCGCCGATAATACTTGCTAAAGGGGTTGATTTCTTAGCGCTTCAGATAAAAAAGGTAGCGGTTGAAAACGGAGTGCAAATTTATGAAAATCCACCTCTTGCAAGGGAGCTTTATAGAGTTTGTGAGGTCGATGACACGATACCAGCACACCTTTTTAGGGCTGTGGCTGAAGTGCTAAGCTTTGTTTATATGAGTAATAAGCAGAAATTTCAAGATAAACTTTGA
- a CDS encoding GDP-mannose dehydrogenase — MKKIFCIMLFCLGAYSCEPADPAYMFLDFNDIDRDGTLNLDEWKACKTPEMLKIAPDLCTSEEFKRLSHNGKISIDELRGLVFQKISWQKYPCASWPPSRQKADQNKSR, encoded by the coding sequence ATGAAGAAAATTTTTTGCATTATGCTATTTTGTCTTGGTGCATATAGCTGCGAGCCGGCCGATCCAGCATATATGTTTTTAGATTTTAATGACATAGATCGTGACGGCACGCTAAATTTAGATGAGTGGAAGGCATGTAAAACGCCCGAGATGCTAAAAATAGCACCAGATCTATGCACTAGTGAGGAATTTAAGAGGCTTAGTCACAACGGCAAAATTAGCATTGATGAGCTAAGAGGGTTAGTCTTTCAAAAGATTAGTTGGCAAAAATATCCATGCGCCTCTTGGCCGCCAAGCAGGCAAAAGGCAGATCAAAATAAAAGTCGTTGA
- a CDS encoding biotin--[acetyl-CoA-carboxylase] ligase — protein sequence MQVEFFQSLPSTQEFLIDAIKNGEIKPPHMVVAHNQTKGVGSRGNSWEGLGGNLFMSFCVSEDELPSDIPPPSISIYFSMLMREVLSELGSKCWLKWPNDFYVDDRKIGGTLTNKVDEIYICGMGINLASAPENAGILDIKASVDELVWGFVSMLDKKILWKPIFSKFRIDFCKSKSFITHIANRAVSLQDAEICEDGAILLNGEKVYSLR from the coding sequence TTGCAAGTAGAGTTTTTTCAAAGTCTGCCTTCGACGCAGGAATTTTTGATAGACGCTATAAAAAACGGCGAGATAAAGCCCCCGCACATGGTCGTAGCGCACAATCAAACCAAGGGGGTCGGCAGCCGTGGCAACAGCTGGGAGGGACTTGGTGGAAATTTATTTATGTCATTTTGCGTAAGCGAAGATGAGCTTCCAAGCGACATACCTCCGCCCTCGATCTCGATATATTTTTCTATGCTGATGCGTGAAGTCTTGAGCGAACTTGGCTCAAAGTGCTGGCTAAAATGGCCAAATGATTTTTACGTAGATGATCGCAAGATAGGCGGCACTTTGACAAATAAAGTGGATGAAATTTACATTTGCGGCATGGGGATAAATTTAGCTAGCGCGCCCGAAAATGCGGGCATTTTAGACATAAAAGCTAGTGTAGATGAGCTAGTTTGGGGCTTTGTTAGCATGCTTGATAAAAAGATTTTATGGAAGCCAATTTTTAGCAAATTTAGGATAGACTTTTGCAAGTCAAAAAGTTTTATTACGCATATTGCAAATAGAGCTGTTTCGCTTCAGGATGCTGAAATTTGCGAGGATGGAGCGATATTATTAAATGGGGAAAAGGTATATTCTTTAAGATGA
- the thiD gene encoding bifunctional hydroxymethylpyrimidine kinase/phosphomethylpyrimidine kinase, which translates to MKNALSIAGVDPSGGAGVLADIKVFIAHGVYAMGAITAVTAQNTKGIFGMQLVEPKLIEDQIRAIFDDIRVDVIKIGVVPSVEIIKSVAKTLREIKKLPPVVLDPVMSCKNGDIWLEGTAKDAIVEELFPLASVITPNIFEAREILKRELKGESELKEACKELLKFGTKSVYLKCGEIEGKSLDIFYDGKEYEIFSDERIKTTATHGSGCSLSSAIASNLANGHSLKESVKNAHDYIFNAIKNAVIIGGGQNPVNHFYKFKV; encoded by the coding sequence ATGAAAAATGCGCTAAGTATAGCAGGAGTTGATCCAAGTGGCGGAGCTGGAGTTTTAGCTGATATAAAGGTCTTTATAGCACACGGTGTATATGCGATGGGAGCGATCACAGCGGTCACTGCTCAAAATACAAAGGGCATATTTGGCATGCAGCTAGTTGAGCCAAAGCTCATCGAGGATCAGATAAGAGCGATATTTGATGATATAAGAGTTGATGTGATAAAAATAGGCGTTGTCCCAAGCGTTGAGATCATCAAAAGCGTCGCAAAAACGCTAAGAGAGATCAAAAAATTACCGCCAGTCGTGCTTGACCCAGTCATGAGCTGTAAAAATGGCGACATCTGGCTAGAGGGCACTGCAAAAGACGCGATCGTGGAGGAGCTTTTTCCACTTGCAAGCGTGATCACGCCAAATATCTTTGAAGCGCGCGAAATTTTAAAGCGTGAGCTAAAGGGCGAGAGTGAGCTTAAAGAGGCTTGCAAGGAGCTTTTGAAATTTGGCACAAAGAGCGTCTATCTAAAGTGTGGCGAGATAGAAGGCAAGTCGCTTGATATATTTTATGATGGCAAAGAGTATGAAATTTTTAGCGATGAGCGCATAAAGACGACTGCGACACACGGCTCAGGCTGCTCGCTATCAAGCGCGATCGCTTCAAATTTAGCAAATGGCCATAGTTTAAAAGAAAGCGTGAAAAACGCACATGATTATATCTTTAACGCTATCAAAAACGCGGTCATCATTGGCGGCGGACAAAATCCAGTAAATCACTTCTATAAATTTAAGGTGTGA
- the fmt gene encoding methionyl-tRNA formyltransferase, with protein sequence MNVVFMGTPDYAVRILRHLKEAGFNIKAVFTQPDKPVGRKQILTPSEVKIYAQNELVGVPVFTPNTLKDEAVVSELKAFEPKFIVVAAYGKILPQSVLDVATCINLHASILPKYRGASPIQSAILAGEKQTGVTAMLMDAGLDTGDMLDFIYTPCESKMSSELFSELGELGGELIVKVLKNFENLKPQKQDESKATHCKKISKSDGLFSFDEEAGQIYNKFRALTPWPGLYLASGLKILSLELSERSGKNGEILSVEKDHVVVACKGGAVKIYELQEPSKKPTNAKAYINGRRLSVGDELK encoded by the coding sequence ATGAATGTAGTTTTTATGGGGACGCCTGATTATGCTGTTAGGATACTTAGGCACCTAAAAGAAGCTGGCTTTAATATAAAAGCGGTCTTTACCCAGCCTGATAAGCCAGTTGGCAGAAAGCAAATTTTAACCCCAAGCGAGGTCAAAATTTACGCGCAAAATGAGCTAGTAGGCGTGCCAGTCTTTACACCAAATACGCTAAAAGATGAGGCGGTGGTTAGTGAGCTAAAGGCATTTGAGCCTAAATTTATAGTAGTGGCAGCGTATGGTAAAATTTTACCCCAAAGCGTTTTAGATGTGGCAACTTGTATAAATTTACACGCCTCGATCTTGCCAAAATATAGAGGTGCAAGCCCCATTCAAAGCGCGATCCTAGCAGGCGAGAAGCAAACCGGCGTCACAGCTATGCTAATGGACGCTGGGCTTGACACTGGTGATATGCTAGACTTCATCTACACGCCTTGCGAGAGTAAGATGTCAAGCGAGCTTTTTAGTGAGCTAGGTGAGCTTGGCGGTGAGCTAATCGTAAAAGTGCTTAAGAATTTTGAAAATTTAAAGCCACAAAAGCAAGACGAGAGCAAGGCCACGCACTGCAAAAAGATAAGCAAGAGCGACGGACTTTTTAGCTTTGATGAAGAGGCGGGACAAATTTATAATAAATTTCGTGCGCTCACACCTTGGCCAGGGCTTTATCTGGCAAGCGGGCTAAAAATTTTATCGCTTGAGCTAAGCGAAAGAAGTGGCAAAAACGGAGAAATTTTAAGCGTAGAAAAAGACCACGTTGTGGTTGCTTGCAAGGGTGGGGCGGTCAAAATTTACGAGCTACAAGAGCCAAGCAAAAAGCCAACAAACGCAAAAGCATATATAAATGGTAGGCGCCTTAGCGTTGGCGATGAATTAAAATAA
- a CDS encoding anaerobic C4-dicarboxylate transporter, with the protein MDFLMNLSEGVQFAIQLLIVLICLFYGAKKGGIALGMLGGIGLIVLVFGFNIEPGKPAIDVMLTILAVVVASATLQASGGLDVMLQIAETILRKNPKYVSILAPFVTCTLTILCGTGHVVYTVLPIVYDIAIKNGIRPERPMAASSIASQMGIIASPVSVAVVTLTSFLINAKTHLAGFDGYLDLLKITIPSTFCGVLAIGIFSWFRGKDLDKDEVFQAKLQDPEFKKYVYGDSATLLGKKLPMHQWAAMWIFLGSILVVALLGYFKDLRPSWTTYKDATVVQIVANLPTEQKVLKTLKIKDASIQTEAAELKVSNDKLNANQKAQSVKIIGKDANQTLTRTADGAVTYINEKGAKEEFQGAYINISNKLASSKSLSMVHVIQIFMLLTGAIILIFTPTDASKIGKNEIFRSGMIALVAVFGISWMAETMFAVHTPMMKEALGGIVKEHPWTYAVMLLIISKFVNSQAAALVAFVPLALNIDVNPAVILAFAPACYGYYILPTYPSDLAAIQFDRSGTTHIGKFVINHSFIFPGLIGVIVSCIFGYIFATAFGYL; encoded by the coding sequence ATGGATTTTCTCATGAATTTAAGTGAAGGCGTGCAGTTTGCTATCCAGCTTCTCATCGTCCTTATCTGTTTGTTTTACGGAGCTAAAAAAGGCGGTATAGCGCTTGGTATGCTAGGCGGTATCGGTCTTATAGTTCTAGTTTTTGGATTTAACATCGAGCCTGGTAAGCCTGCTATCGATGTTATGCTAACCATCCTTGCTGTCGTTGTGGCAAGTGCTACACTTCAAGCTAGTGGCGGTCTTGACGTCATGCTTCAAATAGCAGAAACCATACTTAGAAAAAATCCAAAATATGTAAGTATCCTAGCTCCATTTGTAACATGTACACTTACTATTCTATGCGGAACTGGACACGTTGTTTATACCGTGCTTCCTATCGTTTATGACATCGCTATCAAAAACGGCATCCGCCCAGAGCGTCCTATGGCTGCAAGCTCGATAGCTTCACAAATGGGTATCATCGCTAGCCCAGTTTCAGTTGCTGTTGTAACCCTTACTAGCTTTCTTATCAACGCTAAAACTCACTTAGCTGGCTTTGATGGATACTTAGACCTTTTAAAGATCACTATCCCATCGACATTTTGTGGCGTTTTGGCGATAGGAATTTTTAGCTGGTTTAGAGGCAAAGACCTTGATAAAGACGAAGTCTTTCAAGCAAAACTTCAAGACCCTGAGTTTAAAAAATACGTTTATGGCGATAGCGCAACACTTCTAGGCAAAAAACTTCCAATGCACCAATGGGCTGCAATGTGGATATTTTTAGGCTCTATCCTTGTAGTCGCACTTCTTGGATACTTTAAAGATCTTCGCCCAAGCTGGACTACTTACAAAGACGCAACAGTCGTTCAAATAGTAGCAAACCTTCCAACTGAGCAAAAAGTCTTAAAAACCTTAAAGATAAAAGACGCAAGCATCCAAACAGAAGCTGCTGAGTTAAAAGTTTCAAACGACAAACTAAATGCAAACCAAAAAGCTCAATCAGTTAAAATCATCGGCAAAGATGCAAATCAAACTCTTACTCGCACAGCTGATGGTGCAGTAACATATATAAATGAAAAAGGTGCAAAAGAGGAATTTCAAGGCGCTTATATCAACATAAGCAACAAACTAGCCTCTTCAAAGAGCCTAAGCATGGTTCATGTTATCCAAATTTTCATGCTTTTAACAGGTGCCATCATCTTGATATTTACTCCAACAGATGCTAGCAAGATCGGTAAAAACGAGATTTTTAGATCAGGCATGATCGCGCTTGTTGCGGTATTTGGTATCTCTTGGATGGCTGAGACTATGTTTGCAGTACATACTCCGATGATGAAAGAAGCCCTTGGTGGCATCGTAAAAGAGCACCCTTGGACCTATGCGGTTATGCTACTTATCATCTCTAAATTTGTTAACTCTCAAGCTGCAGCCTTGGTTGCGTTCGTGCCATTAGCACTAAACATCGACGTTAACCCTGCTGTAATCCTAGCCTTTGCGCCAGCTTGCTATGGATACTACATCCTACCAACATACCCAAGCGACCTTGCGGCTATTCAGTTTGACAGAAGTGGCACAACGCATATTGGTAAATTTGTTATCAACCACAGCTTCATCTTCCCAGGCCTTATCGGAGTTATAGTCTCTTGTATATTTGGCTATATCTTCGCTACTGCGTTTGGCTATCTATAA
- a CDS encoding ParA family protein, with translation MSEIITIANQKGGVGKTTTAVNLAASLAVAEKKVLLIDIDPQANATTGLGFSRSDYEFNIYHVLTDRKKLSQIVLKTEIPTLFLAPSNIGLVGIEQEFNDQSKDYKLILKNKISEVVGDYDFIIIDSPPALGSITINALSASDSVIIPIQCEFYALEGLAQILNTVKIIKKTINPKLNIKGFLPTMFSSQNNLSKETIANLKQHFENKLFKSKDGKEEFVVVPRNVKLAESPSFGKPVILYDIKSPGSIAYQNLAYCILN, from the coding sequence ATGAGCGAGATAATAACAATAGCTAACCAAAAAGGCGGCGTTGGCAAGACCACAACGGCCGTAAATTTAGCCGCATCACTGGCGGTTGCTGAGAAAAAAGTATTATTAATAGACATCGATCCACAGGCAAATGCGACGACAGGACTTGGTTTTAGCAGAAGCGACTACGAGTTTAACATCTATCATGTCTTAACAGATAGAAAAAAGCTCTCACAAATCGTACTAAAAACTGAGATCCCAACGCTTTTTTTAGCTCCGTCAAACATCGGACTTGTCGGCATCGAGCAAGAATTTAACGACCAAAGCAAGGACTATAAACTAATCCTTAAAAACAAAATTTCAGAAGTTGTGGGCGACTATGATTTTATCATCATCGATAGTCCTCCAGCACTTGGCAGCATCACGATAAATGCTCTTAGTGCAAGCGATAGTGTGATCATCCCGATCCAGTGCGAATTTTACGCACTTGAGGGTTTGGCGCAGATTCTAAACACTGTAAAGATCATCAAAAAAACGATAAATCCAAAGCTAAATATAAAGGGCTTTTTGCCAACTATGTTTAGCTCGCAAAACAATCTCTCAAAAGAGACCATTGCAAATTTAAAGCAGCATTTTGAAAATAAGCTCTTCAAGAGCAAGGACGGCAAAGAGGAATTTGTAGTCGTTCCAAGAAACGTAAAACTTGCTGAAAGCCCAAGTTTTGGCAAGCCGGTGATACTTTATGATATAAAATCACCAGGCTCGATCGCGTATCAAAATTTGGCATATTGTATTTTAAACTAA